From Methanobacterium congolense, one genomic window encodes:
- the pseB gene encoding UDP-N-acetylglucosamine 4,6-dehydratase (inverting) — MLNGQKILITGGTGSFGKKFTKKILEDYDPEKIIIYSRDEYKQYLMQKQFEGYDNIRFFIGDVRDKDRLYRAFDGVDVVIHAAALKQVPAAEYNPLEAVKTNIQGAVNIIDASIDREVEKIVALSTDKAVNPINLYGATKLVSDKLFVAGNAYVGDKDTKFSVVRYGNVSGSRGSVIPFFKSLLDNGAKKLPITDERMTRFWITLDKAVDMVIKSLKEAQGGELYVKKCQSFKVTDLAEAMNPGAETEDVGIRPGEKLHEVMVTNEDSRTTYEYDDHFIIYPNFDWWDFDKHFKAGGKKVKEGFRYSSDNNTEWLSAEDLKELLETIDIVY; from the coding sequence ATGTTAAACGGACAGAAAATTTTAATAACCGGGGGAACTGGTTCCTTTGGTAAGAAATTCACCAAAAAAATCTTGGAGGATTACGATCCAGAAAAGATAATCATATACTCCAGGGACGAGTACAAACAGTACCTAATGCAGAAACAGTTCGAGGGCTACGATAACATAAGATTCTTCATCGGGGATGTAAGGGATAAAGACAGGCTTTACCGTGCTTTTGATGGTGTTGATGTGGTTATACATGCAGCTGCACTTAAACAGGTTCCTGCTGCTGAGTACAATCCACTTGAAGCTGTTAAAACCAACATTCAGGGTGCTGTTAATATAATAGATGCCTCAATTGACAGGGAAGTGGAAAAAATCGTTGCACTCTCAACAGACAAAGCTGTAAATCCAATAAACCTCTACGGTGCAACTAAACTTGTATCTGATAAACTCTTCGTAGCTGGAAATGCCTATGTTGGAGATAAAGACACCAAGTTTTCTGTTGTACGATACGGAAACGTTTCAGGAAGCAGAGGCTCTGTAATACCATTTTTCAAATCCCTACTGGATAACGGTGCAAAAAAACTACCAATAACCGATGAAAGAATGACCAGATTTTGGATAACCCTGGATAAAGCCGTTGACATGGTTATAAAGTCCTTGAAGGAAGCACAGGGTGGAGAGCTCTACGTGAAGAAGTGCCAATCATTCAAGGTCACAGACCTTGCAGAAGCAATGAATCCTGGTGCTGAAACAGAAGATGTTGGAATACGACCTGGTGAAAAACTCCATGAGGTAATGGTCACCAACGAAGACTCCAGAACCACCTATGAATACGATGACCACTTCATAATCTATCCAAACTTCGACTGGTGGGACTTCGACAAACACTTCAAAGCCGGTGGAAAAAAGGTAAAAGAAGGCTTCAGATACTCATCAGACAACAACACCGAATGGCTGAGCGCAGAAGACCTCAAAGAACTCCTAGAAACCATAGACATAGTCTACTGA
- a CDS encoding oligosaccharide flippase family protein codes for MSEYKLFVQRIGLVGITNILVAISSIILLPILTKNLSTSDYGIWNQVNITLILISNIAQVGLSYAMNRFLAGETDKTKIQEGVYSILAVVLGVSLVVAGALYIFSNEIGFLLLNNNHSVALLLPLTIIMSNMTFISLDFFRTFQKTRKYSIFYLSRSYLVLIFASVLLLLGYGIWGCVFGILISYTLLMVVMFAIIVSEIGFKIPRFKNIREYLNLSLPMVPGMVSSWIVDSSDRYVIGILLGTVFVGYYSAGYTLGTTIQLLVAPFSVLLLPVLSKNYEDKRKVKTVVKYSLRYYLALSIPAVFLLSILSKPILNILTTAEIASNGFLITPLVALGALLFGLYTILSQIIILTKKTKIIGVVWIIAAIINIALNLIAVPFIGIIGAALVTLVTYTVTLAFILVYSSRYMTLPFDLGFIVKSIFASAVAGAFVFLLNPQSLLGIVIVAVLGVILYTIVLIISKGFEKKEINFFMGFLRDILKDLKSVTARF; via the coding sequence TTGAGCGAATACAAACTCTTTGTGCAGCGAATAGGCCTTGTGGGTATAACAAATATACTTGTGGCCATCAGTTCAATCATACTACTGCCCATCTTAACAAAAAACCTAAGCACATCAGATTACGGTATATGGAACCAGGTTAACATCACCTTGATCCTCATATCCAACATAGCCCAAGTAGGTCTGAGTTACGCCATGAACAGATTCCTTGCAGGAGAAACTGACAAAACGAAAATTCAGGAAGGAGTTTATTCAATTTTGGCCGTGGTTTTAGGTGTTAGTTTAGTCGTTGCAGGGGCATTGTACATATTCTCAAATGAAATCGGCTTTTTACTCTTAAACAACAATCATTCAGTAGCTCTCCTGTTACCTTTGACTATAATCATGTCAAACATGACCTTCATTTCCCTTGACTTCTTCAGAACATTCCAAAAAACCCGAAAGTATTCCATATTCTATCTATCAAGGTCTTATCTGGTTTTAATTTTTGCAAGTGTTCTACTTTTACTTGGATATGGGATTTGGGGATGTGTATTTGGAATTTTAATAAGTTACACCCTATTAATGGTTGTTATGTTTGCAATAATAGTTTCAGAAATTGGATTCAAGATCCCCAGGTTTAAAAACATCAGAGAATACCTCAATCTCAGTCTTCCAATGGTTCCGGGAATGGTTTCTTCATGGATCGTTGACTCCAGCGACAGATATGTAATTGGAATACTGCTTGGAACTGTGTTTGTAGGTTATTATTCAGCAGGGTACACACTTGGAACCACAATACAACTTCTTGTTGCACCATTTTCTGTTTTACTGCTTCCGGTGTTGTCTAAAAATTATGAAGATAAAAGAAAAGTGAAAACTGTGGTTAAATATTCATTGAGGTACTACCTGGCACTTTCCATACCTGCAGTGTTCCTACTGTCTATACTATCAAAACCCATACTCAACATACTAACCACTGCAGAAATAGCTTCAAATGGCTTTTTAATAACTCCCTTAGTTGCTTTGGGTGCCCTTTTATTCGGGCTTTACACCATACTCTCACAGATCATCATCTTAACGAAAAAAACCAAAATAATAGGTGTGGTCTGGATAATAGCAGCAATAATAAACATTGCATTAAACCTGATTGCAGTTCCATTTATTGGAATCATAGGAGCTGCACTGGTCACATTAGTCACTTACACCGTTACTCTGGCGTTTATTCTTGTTTACTCCAGCAGGTACATGACTTTACCCTTCGACCTCGGATTTATAGTAAAAAGTATATTTGCATCTGCAGTTGCAGGGGCCTTTGTATTCCTGTTGAACCCTCAGAGTCTTTTGGGAATAGTCATTGTGGCCGTCTTGGGGGTTATCCTTTACACAATCGTGTTAATAATATCAAAAGGTTTTGAGAAGAAAGAAATAAATTTTTTCATGGGATTCTTAAGGGATATCTTGAAGGATTTAAAATCAGTGACTGCAAGATTCTAA
- a CDS encoding glycosyltransferase family 4 protein, which translates to MKIIMAGGYLYGETGDINVIKAVSKIHSEDHEVHLFPNLPLIQKVSLYDGLNIIEKRLSFSILGYSILTSMKWVFKVFGYLEKNSLKNLSYYLVTLYNLAHFEMAIQTLKPDMIHINGLAIESLPLVEAAIKNGIPFTVTVHGTLLKNPNLYFKGEVEGYLLERTLKYKRASLTAISSSVKDYLVQNYGADPEDIKLVLNGVNLERFGYKNEADTLRKLKGIPKDKTVLIQVGTLNVRKNHIEVLKAIKEMDLNMKNDLLYLIVGDGPEKKNLEDYCKANDLDPYVKFVGKIPNTEVNDWYNLSDFFILPSISEGLPLVFLEAIACGLPIITFKDLEGVSDIYNSEYMELVVDRSTESLINSLKTVLSKDWDKNKIAKNAEKWDWETISREYLEIYKETLSKS; encoded by the coding sequence ATGAAAATAATAATGGCTGGAGGTTACCTCTACGGTGAAACTGGGGATATAAATGTAATAAAAGCTGTTTCAAAGATTCACTCCGAGGATCACGAGGTTCATTTGTTTCCAAACTTGCCCCTTATTCAGAAGGTTTCCCTTTACGATGGATTAAACATCATAGAAAAAAGGCTTTCATTTAGTATTTTAGGTTATTCCATTCTAACTTCTATGAAATGGGTTTTTAAGGTTTTTGGATACCTTGAAAAGAATTCGTTAAAAAATTTATCCTATTACCTTGTGACACTTTACAATCTAGCACATTTTGAGATGGCAATTCAAACCCTAAAGCCAGACATGATTCATATCAATGGTTTGGCCATAGAGTCTCTGCCACTTGTTGAAGCAGCAATAAAAAATGGAATACCATTTACAGTAACGGTACACGGAACCTTACTGAAAAATCCTAATCTTTACTTCAAAGGGGAAGTTGAGGGTTATCTTCTTGAACGGACATTGAAATACAAAAGAGCATCATTAACTGCAATCTCATCATCAGTTAAGGATTACCTGGTTCAGAACTACGGTGCAGATCCTGAGGATATAAAACTTGTTCTCAATGGGGTGAACCTTGAAAGATTTGGATACAAAAATGAAGCAGACACCCTTAGGAAATTAAAGGGAATTCCTAAGGATAAAACTGTTTTAATACAAGTGGGAACATTGAATGTTCGGAAAAATCATATTGAAGTTTTAAAAGCCATTAAAGAAATGGATTTAAACATGAAAAATGATTTACTCTATTTAATAGTTGGTGATGGTCCTGAAAAGAAAAATTTGGAGGATTACTGTAAAGCCAACGATCTGGATCCCTATGTGAAATTCGTGGGCAAAATCCCAAACACAGAAGTTAATGATTGGTACAACCTTTCAGACTTCTTCATCTTACCTTCAATATCTGAAGGTCTTCCACTGGTATTTTTAGAAGCAATAGCATGTGGATTACCAATCATAACCTTTAAGGATTTAGAGGGTGTTTCAGATATATATAATTCGGAGTATATGGAATTGGTGGTTGACAGATCAACTGAATCCCTAATAAATTCACTTAAAACAGTACTCAGTAAGGACTGGGATAAAAATAAAATAGCAAAGAACGCAGAAAAATGGGATTGGGAAACCATTTCAAGGGAGTACCTTGAAATCTATAAAGAAACCCTTTCAAAATCTTAA
- a CDS encoding CDP-glycerol glycerophosphotransferase family protein, translating to MDDKIDFLRGIYSHELPDGKTLLESTEYMGTPMWWTADLLFFQFLGRTINEESGLKRLNQNKLLIIFFKHRSSFISLYKSIGIYIEILYDFFIFLAVKLINTLFGRGSKDSSKKKVMFISQDRQWGYVKDYRTFKSEKTDAFFDPVLKNLTRYDLKGFYPIDVYPHRGLKVFLDKKRKWKFDHVPLNFYWTLDSWKKQEKAIKSFENTWKLILEDDSFKKACIFHGKDLYPAIMGELELYFFILFPHIIKYLEMARTMIKDEDPSLIILLNEFWWWERSLMMAAKSEGVKTVALQHGVILPRDRSYQYNEDEIVPKPYESKLKCPIPDKTVVYGSYYRDLLMNTSSFPKDSVLDLGQPRYDVLAHVNSIYSKEFPNKFGIPEGNKIVLWTTQSFSLGDDEDTKNIHCIFKTLENMNKTTLIIKQHPMDGTEYKDKILRISKSYKTDFRLVPRDSDTYEQIYNCDLMIVKNSTTALEAVALNKPVIVLNLSGNQDAVDYVDKKVALGVYKEDDLGNAVKSLLENDSLNEYRESYIEEHLHAVDGRSSVRIAELVERMIDGDVQ from the coding sequence ATGGATGATAAGATAGATTTTTTAAGAGGTATCTACAGCCATGAACTTCCGGATGGTAAGACTCTCCTTGAATCCACGGAGTACATGGGAACACCCATGTGGTGGACGGCAGATCTTCTTTTTTTTCAGTTTTTAGGTAGAACTATTAATGAAGAGTCAGGATTAAAACGGTTGAATCAGAACAAACTTTTAATCATATTCTTTAAACACAGAAGTTCATTCATTTCACTTTACAAATCAATCGGTATTTATATAGAGATACTCTACGATTTTTTCATATTTTTAGCTGTAAAATTGATAAACACTCTTTTTGGGAGGGGATCAAAGGATTCCTCCAAAAAAAAGGTCATGTTCATATCCCAGGATCGTCAATGGGGCTATGTCAAGGATTATCGTACTTTTAAATCTGAAAAAACGGATGCTTTTTTTGATCCAGTCCTTAAAAATTTAACTCGTTACGATCTCAAGGGATTTTACCCTATAGATGTGTATCCACACAGGGGCTTGAAGGTGTTCCTTGATAAAAAGAGGAAATGGAAATTTGATCATGTGCCATTAAACTTTTACTGGACCCTGGATTCATGGAAAAAGCAGGAAAAAGCCATAAAATCATTTGAAAATACATGGAAGCTGATCCTTGAAGATGATTCCTTTAAAAAAGCGTGTATTTTTCATGGAAAGGATCTTTATCCTGCTATAATGGGAGAACTTGAACTTTACTTCTTCATACTCTTCCCTCACATTATAAAGTATCTGGAAATGGCCAGAACAATGATAAAAGACGAAGATCCATCTTTGATAATCCTTTTAAATGAGTTCTGGTGGTGGGAACGATCATTAATGATGGCTGCTAAATCTGAGGGTGTTAAGACAGTTGCACTGCAGCATGGGGTTATCCTCCCTAGAGATAGGAGTTATCAATACAATGAAGATGAAATAGTGCCAAAACCATATGAATCAAAACTAAAATGTCCAATTCCTGATAAAACAGTAGTATATGGTTCGTATTACAGGGATTTATTGATGAACACCAGTTCATTCCCAAAAGACAGTGTTTTGGATTTAGGACAGCCAAGATACGATGTTTTGGCTCACGTTAATAGTATATACTCTAAAGAATTTCCAAATAAATTTGGAATACCTGAAGGAAATAAAATTGTATTATGGACAACCCAAAGTTTTTCTTTAGGTGATGATGAAGATACTAAAAATATTCACTGCATATTCAAAACCCTTGAAAATATGAATAAAACAACTTTGATCATTAAACAACATCCTATGGATGGAACAGAATACAAAGATAAGATACTCCGGATTTCTAAGTCATATAAAACAGATTTTAGATTAGTTCCTCGTGATTCGGATACCTATGAACAGATTTACAACTGCGACCTCATGATAGTTAAGAATTCAACAACAGCCCTTGAAGCCGTTGCATTAAATAAGCCAGTTATTGTTTTGAATTTAAGTGGAAACCAGGATGCTGTTGATTATGTTGATAAAAAAGTTGCATTGGGTGTTTACAAGGAAGATGATCTGGGAAATGCAGTTAAAAGTCTCCTTGAGAATGATTCATTAAATGAGTATCGTGAGAGCTACATAGAAGAACACCTTCATGCTGTTGATGGCAGATCTTCTGTTAGAATAGCAGAACTTGTTGAAAGAATGATTGATGGTGATGTTCAATGA
- a CDS encoding glycosyltransferase encodes MKILIVQESDWIKRNPHQQHHLMERMVLRGHEVKIIDYPIDWKEDDGVRHRRRVIKGYHKIHEGADVEVVRPAILAVPVLIYPSLYLSHKHEIQRQIKEFKPDVIVGFGVVNTYLASKIARKERIPFVYYWIDVLHKLIPERGFHPLGKYMETVAIKNSQLVLTINQKLEEYVRNMGAVNTKVIDAGIDLEEFDPNLDGTPVRREYGIKDEDTVLFFMGFLYHFAGLKELALEFAKAEHPNLKLLIVGDGDAYSDLQKIVEENHLEDRVLLIGRKPYNEIPGFVAASDICILPAYPDEEIMQDIVPIKIYEYMAMGKPVITTELPGVMAEFGNENGITYVKKPEDVISRAFDIDVEVDGRKARKLAEGNDWEGIVDEFERTLKQL; translated from the coding sequence ATACTTATTGTACAGGAGTCCGACTGGATCAAGAGAAACCCACACCAACAACACCACCTCATGGAGAGAATGGTTCTCAGAGGACATGAGGTGAAAATAATAGATTACCCCATAGATTGGAAGGAAGATGATGGGGTCCGTCATAGAAGAAGGGTTATCAAGGGTTACCACAAGATTCATGAGGGTGCAGATGTGGAGGTTGTAAGACCAGCCATACTGGCGGTTCCAGTACTCATCTACCCATCTTTATATCTGTCCCACAAACATGAAATTCAAAGACAGATCAAGGAATTCAAACCAGATGTCATTGTGGGATTTGGAGTGGTTAATACTTACTTAGCATCGAAAATAGCCAGGAAAGAGAGAATACCCTTTGTTTATTACTGGATCGATGTGCTTCACAAACTGATCCCTGAAAGGGGATTCCATCCCCTTGGAAAATACATGGAAACTGTTGCAATCAAAAACTCTCAGCTGGTTCTCACCATAAACCAGAAACTCGAGGAATACGTCAGGAACATGGGTGCTGTTAACACAAAGGTTATAGATGCAGGAATAGACCTTGAAGAATTTGACCCAAACCTTGACGGCACACCTGTACGCAGAGAATATGGAATAAAGGATGAAGACACAGTGCTCTTCTTCATGGGATTTTTATACCACTTTGCAGGTTTAAAAGAACTTGCACTAGAATTTGCAAAGGCGGAACACCCAAATTTGAAGCTTCTCATTGTGGGAGATGGTGATGCCTACAGCGACCTTCAGAAAATCGTTGAAGAGAACCATCTTGAAGACAGGGTTCTCCTCATTGGCAGAAAACCCTACAATGAAATTCCAGGATTCGTTGCAGCCTCAGACATCTGCATATTACCTGCATATCCAGATGAGGAGATCATGCAGGACATAGTGCCCATAAAGATCTACGAGTACATGGCAATGGGAAAACCTGTGATAACAACTGAATTACCAGGGGTTATGGCAGAGTTCGGCAATGAAAATGGGATAACCTACGTTAAAAAACCTGAAGATGTTATATCCCGTGCATTTGATATTGATGTTGAAGTTGATGGAAGAAAAGCCAGGAAGTTAGCAGAGGGTAATGACTGGGAAGGTATTGTGGATGAGTTTGAAAGGACTCTGAAGCAGTTATAA